A section of the Oncorhynchus keta strain PuntledgeMale-10-30-2019 chromosome 15, Oket_V2, whole genome shotgun sequence genome encodes:
- the LOC118376612 gene encoding CMRF35-like molecule 3, giving the protein MMTPLLFFAFLLLSRLPGSLCRVTTVGDLRVLEGRSVMIPCHYGPQYASYVKYWCHGSVKDLCTSLVRSDAPRGPAAAGEDKVAIFDDPVQQVFTVTMTELQKEDSGWYWCGVEVGGVWSADVTASLYINVIQGMSVVNSMVSGQEGTSVTVQCLYSQGYRQHEKRWCRSGDWSSCLVTDGEGRYEDQAVEIRDDLTKAFTVTLKGLARRDTGWYWCAAGQQQVAVYILVTPPSTTAPAPTVTSPPEESPQAVPVSPSVSPLPRHVAKGADHHRPLWEFPLMVCGVLFILMVLVLLPWKILDQYNKTHRTRQAELEARVSVSPRQLSADPDSV; this is encoded by the exons ATGATGACTCCTCTACTCTTCTtcgccttcctcctcctctctcgtcTGCCAG GCTCTCTCTGTAGGGTGACCACTGTCGGTGATCTAAGGGTTCTGGAAGGTCGATCGGTGATGATCCCATGCCATTACGGGCCGCAATACGCCAGTTATGTGAAGTACTGGTGCCATGGCAGTGTAAAGGACCTCTGTACCAGTCTGGTTCGCAGCGATGCCCCACGGGGACCAGCTGCagctggagaagacaaggtggcCATATTTGATGACCCGGTACAGCAG GTGTTCACAGTAACAATGACAGAGCTGCAGAAGGAGGACTCTGGATGGTACTGGTGTGGTGTGGAGGTGGGAGGAGTCTGGAGTGCTGATGTCACAGCCTCCCTTTACATCAATGTTATCCAAG GTATGTCTGTGGTGAACAGCATGGTGAGTGGACAGGAAGGGACCAGCGTCACTGTCCAGTGTCTCTACAGCCAGGGATACAG gcaGCATGAGAAGCGCTGGTGTCGTAGTGGTGACTGGAGCTCCTGTCTGGTGACAGATGGTGAAGGGCGGTATGAAGACCAGGCAGTAGAGATCAGAGATGACCTGACCAAGGCTTTCACTGTCACCCTGAAGGGACTGGCCCGGAGAGATACAG GCTGGTACTGGTGTGCTGCAGGACAGCAACAGGTGGCTGTCTACATCCTGGTCACTCCTCCATCCACAACAG CGCCTGCTCCTACAGTTACATCCCCACCAGAAGAAAGCCCTCAGGCTGTtcctgtgtctccgtctgtgtctcctcttcccagACACGTAGCTAAAGGAGCAGACCACCACAG gccaCTATGGGAGTTTCCTCTGATGGTGTGTGGAGTTTTGTTCATCTTGATGGTTCTGGTGCTGCTGCCATGGAAGATACTGGACCAATACA ACAAAACCCACAGGACAAGACAGGCAGAGCTGGAAGCCAGAGTCAGTGTAAGTCCACGACAACTATCAGCTGATCCAGACTCAGTGTAA
- the LOC127907457 gene encoding protein shisa-like-2A, translating to MTANCTSYYSAENAFVNGFLCPKAGSGAQAGFCCGFNDIKYCCDDPNSFFPYEYAYMWWLSVGALIGLSIAAVVLLAFLITVCVLCYLFIATKPSRLDNGLPLRTPGG from the exons ATGACTGCGAATTGCACAAGCTACTACAGCGCAGAAAATGCTTTTGTGAATGGCTTTTTGTGCCCGAAAGCGGGAAGCGGTGCCCAAGCGGGATTCTGCTGCGGATTTAACGATATCAAGTATTGCTGTGATGATCCCAACAGTTTTTTCCCCTACGAGTATGCATACATGTGGTGGCTTAG CGTCGGGGCCCTGATAGGTCTGTCCATAGCAGCAGTGGTCCTGCTGGCCTTCCTCATCACAGTCTGTGTCCTCTGCTACCTCTTCATCGCCACCAAGCCCAGTCGCCTTGACAACGGCCTGCCACTCAGAACACCAGGTGGGTAA